The following proteins are encoded in a genomic region of Methanomicrobiales archaeon HGW-Methanomicrobiales-1:
- a CDS encoding AbrB family transcriptional regulator, translating to MKVVTLSSKGQIVIPAKVRKKFSLKEGDSLVLVEENDGIRLQPLVNIAELWGVDMMKDAGTMLKEMRKEWDDELDCKTAL from the coding sequence ATGAAAGTAGTCACCCTTTCCTCCAAGGGGCAGATCGTCATCCCTGCGAAAGTCCGGAAAAAATTCTCCTTAAAAGAAGGCGACTCGCTCGTGCTCGTGGAGGAGAACGATGGTATCCGGCTCCAGCCGCTTGTCAACATTGCCGAACTCTGGGGCGTTGACATGATGAAAGATGCCGGAACCATGCTCAAAGAGATGCGGAAGGAGTGGGACGATGAGCTCGACTGCAAGACTGCTCTTTGA